The following proteins are co-located in the Paludibaculum fermentans genome:
- a CDS encoding alpha/beta hydrolase, protein MPGQLLVHDDFYSEALGCQRTLVVYLPPGYGRDTRRQYPVLFFHDGQNVFDGRTSYVPGQYWRAKESADDLLANRLIEPLIMVAVYHGGEKRIHEYTPTKTRKLGGGGANLHAWMLVEELRPWLRDRYRILPQARHNALCGSSLGGLATLYLGLTHPQVFGRLGVMSPSVWWDHRVILKMLQTVQHPERQRMWLDIGTEEGNAPFGSTRDVRLLKATLVSKGWREGRSLAYLEAEGADHSERAWAERVPSMLQYLFPRKAK, encoded by the coding sequence TTGCCCGGACAACTGCTCGTACACGATGATTTCTACTCCGAGGCGCTCGGCTGCCAGCGCACGCTGGTGGTCTACCTGCCGCCCGGCTACGGCCGCGACACCCGCCGCCAGTACCCCGTGCTCTTCTTCCACGACGGGCAAAACGTCTTCGACGGACGGACCTCCTACGTCCCCGGACAGTACTGGCGCGCCAAGGAGTCGGCCGACGACCTGCTCGCCAACCGCCTGATCGAGCCGCTCATCATGGTCGCCGTCTATCACGGCGGCGAAAAGCGCATCCACGAATACACCCCCACCAAGACCCGCAAACTCGGTGGCGGCGGAGCCAACCTCCACGCCTGGATGCTCGTCGAAGAGCTCCGCCCCTGGCTGCGCGATCGCTACCGCATCCTGCCCCAGGCCCGCCACAACGCCCTCTGCGGCTCCTCCCTGGGCGGACTCGCCACGCTCTACCTCGGCCTCACCCACCCCCAGGTCTTCGGCCGCCTCGGCGTCATGTCCCCCTCGGTCTGGTGGGACCACCGCGTCATCCTCAAAATGCTCCAGACCGTCCAGCATCCCGAGCGGCAGCGCATGTGGCTCGACATCGGCACCGAAGAGGGCAACGCCCCCTTCGGCTCCACCCGCGACGTCCGACTGCTCAAGGCGACCCTCGTCAGTAAGGGCTGGCGCGAAGGCCGCAGCCTCGCCTACCTCGAAGCCGAAGGGGCCGATCACAGCGAACGCGCCTGGGCCGAACGCGTCCCGTCCATGCTCCAATACCTCTTCCCCAGGAAGGCCAAATAG
- a CDS encoding glycerophosphodiester phosphodiesterase has product MLLGTLMLAEAAPKILVHGHRGARAMRPENTIAAFEYAIKAGADFLELDLAVTKDGVLVVSHDPQLNPKICKAPEGETAIHKLTLAQVRQWDCGTLKNPEFATQQPVPGEKIPTFDEVLALSSQGKFSYNVEMKSDPKKTELSVEPAEFAKLVAAAIHKHKLENRVVVQSFDFRTLVELRKIAPKIRISALYFGPAKSFVEISKEAANAEIVAPYLSLAKPEAVREAHAAGLQVVPWTANKPEIWDTLIAAGVDAIITDDPAALIEHLQAKGLR; this is encoded by the coding sequence ATGTTACTCGGCACCCTGATGCTAGCCGAAGCCGCACCGAAGATCCTCGTCCATGGCCATCGCGGCGCGCGCGCCATGCGCCCAGAGAACACCATCGCCGCCTTCGAATACGCCATCAAGGCCGGCGCCGACTTCCTCGAACTCGACCTCGCCGTGACCAAGGACGGCGTCCTCGTCGTCTCCCACGACCCCCAGCTCAACCCCAAGATCTGCAAGGCCCCCGAAGGCGAAACCGCCATTCATAAGCTCACCCTGGCCCAGGTGCGCCAATGGGACTGCGGCACCCTCAAGAACCCTGAGTTCGCAACGCAACAGCCCGTTCCCGGTGAGAAGATCCCCACCTTCGACGAAGTCCTCGCTCTCTCCTCCCAGGGCAAGTTCTCCTACAACGTCGAGATGAAGAGCGACCCCAAGAAGACTGAACTCTCCGTAGAACCCGCCGAGTTCGCCAAGCTCGTCGCCGCCGCCATTCATAAACACAAGCTGGAGAACCGTGTCGTCGTCCAGAGCTTCGACTTCCGCACCCTCGTCGAACTGCGCAAAATCGCGCCCAAGATCCGCATCTCCGCCCTCTACTTCGGCCCCGCCAAGAGCTTCGTCGAGATCTCCAAAGAGGCCGCCAACGCCGAAATCGTCGCCCCTTACCTCTCCCTCGCCAAACCCGAGGCGGTTCGCGAAGCCCACGCCGCCGGCCTCCAGGTGGTCCCCTGGACCGCCAACAAACCCGAGATCTGGGATACCCTCATCGCCGCCGGTGTCGACGCCATCATTACCGACGATCCCGCCGCCCTGATTGAGCACCTGCAGGCAAAAGGGCTACGCTAG
- a CDS encoding S41 family peptidase codes for MKTLTLTTLLLAASASAVHAGKPSLAEPSLCPTRPEIAFVSGGDIWTVPAKGGEAQLLVSNPATESRPMWSPDGTKLAFVSTRTGGGDIYVLTVASGQVKRVTFDDGAEMLDNWSRDGKWLYFHANKSVQLADVYRVSAEGGTPMEVVADQMMTEFHAAPSPDGQSVAFAARGIGYNQWWRHGHSHLDESEIWLWKEGAAAPFTKLVEMGARNEWPMWSADGKSLYYVSDRGGAENLWAWQGGATKPVTKFKDGRVLWASIGYDGKTIVFERDFGIWQCDTKSGQAAQVPITLRGTPSGTGFSRQPLASFGGLALSPDGKKIAVTAHGEIWAAPTKDGGEAIRVTTSPAAESGVVWAPDSKRIAYLSDRSGHSNLYLYDFSTRTEKQLTKADLNDVGPKFSPDGKQIAFVRDRKELRLCTLESGQEQVLASGSITGPISWSGDGQWIAFSPAGEKSFRNISVVPAAGGAAKPLSFLANVSTFDALWSPDGKFLLFSTTQRTENTQIGRVELVPKAPKFREDEFRDLFKEEAKKPEGPKPDAAKPPAAGAKPEVAKPEEKKKTPVEITFEGIRQRLSLLPVGLDAQASAISPDGKWLLVEAEVAGQGNLYLWPLDELAREAPVAKQLTSTPAPKGNPQWASDSKTVWYTEGGRVMSINIDSRQTKPLALTAEMDVDFDNEKVQVFRQAWGVMRDIFYDDKFHGTDWNAVKTRFEPQIEGAQTSDEMRRLISLMLGELNASHSGISAPGRPAPGPVGKLGLRFDRAAYEKNGQLKVSEVITLGPADVMKIKAGDVVAAIDGTAVDGHVNVDDLLRGTVNKRVELKVSNGTETREVVVRPITTAAEGLLRYRQWVEGRRAYVEKVSGGKLGYVHMRDMGDESLRQLYIDLDTENQTKQGVVIDIRNNNGGFVNAYALDVFARRPYLRMEQRGMPQGPARSILGQRALELPTILVTNQFSLSDAEDFTEGYRTLKLGKVVGEPTAGWIIYTGGAQLLDGSLLRTPGTKIFDHEGKVMELNPRPVDIAVTRPVGETYTDKDTQLDTAVRELLSEIKK; via the coding sequence GTGAAGACACTTACCCTCACCACCCTCCTGCTCGCCGCCAGTGCGAGTGCCGTTCACGCAGGCAAGCCGTCGCTGGCAGAGCCTTCTTTGTGTCCGACGAGGCCGGAAATCGCCTTTGTCTCAGGCGGCGATATCTGGACCGTGCCCGCGAAGGGCGGCGAAGCGCAGTTGCTGGTGTCGAACCCGGCGACGGAGTCGCGGCCCATGTGGTCGCCCGACGGGACGAAGCTGGCCTTCGTATCGACGCGCACGGGCGGCGGGGATATTTACGTTTTGACCGTGGCCAGCGGGCAGGTGAAGAGGGTGACGTTCGACGACGGCGCGGAGATGCTGGACAACTGGTCGCGTGACGGGAAGTGGCTCTATTTTCACGCGAACAAGTCCGTGCAGCTGGCGGATGTCTATCGGGTGAGTGCCGAAGGTGGGACGCCGATGGAGGTGGTGGCGGACCAGATGATGACCGAGTTCCACGCGGCGCCGTCTCCGGATGGGCAGAGCGTGGCGTTCGCGGCGCGCGGCATCGGCTACAACCAGTGGTGGCGTCACGGGCACAGCCATCTGGACGAGAGCGAGATCTGGCTGTGGAAAGAGGGTGCGGCGGCGCCGTTCACGAAGCTGGTGGAGATGGGCGCGCGGAACGAGTGGCCGATGTGGAGTGCCGATGGAAAGTCGCTCTACTATGTGTCGGATCGCGGTGGCGCCGAGAATCTGTGGGCGTGGCAGGGCGGCGCGACGAAGCCGGTAACGAAGTTCAAGGACGGGCGCGTGTTGTGGGCGTCGATTGGCTATGACGGCAAGACGATCGTGTTTGAGCGCGACTTCGGGATCTGGCAGTGCGACACGAAGAGCGGTCAGGCGGCGCAGGTGCCGATTACGCTGCGAGGCACGCCTTCGGGCACCGGATTCTCCCGGCAGCCGCTGGCGTCGTTCGGCGGCTTGGCGTTGTCGCCGGACGGCAAGAAGATCGCGGTGACGGCGCATGGAGAGATCTGGGCGGCGCCCACGAAGGATGGTGGGGAGGCGATCCGTGTGACGACGAGTCCGGCGGCGGAATCGGGCGTGGTGTGGGCCCCGGACAGCAAGCGGATCGCTTATCTGTCGGATCGCAGCGGTCACTCGAATCTGTATCTGTACGACTTTTCCACGCGGACGGAGAAGCAGTTGACGAAGGCGGACCTGAATGACGTGGGTCCGAAGTTCTCTCCGGATGGGAAGCAGATCGCCTTTGTGCGGGACCGCAAGGAGCTGCGGCTGTGCACGTTGGAGAGCGGGCAGGAGCAGGTGCTGGCGTCGGGTTCGATCACGGGTCCCATCTCGTGGTCGGGCGACGGGCAGTGGATCGCGTTCTCGCCGGCCGGCGAGAAGTCGTTCCGGAACATTTCGGTGGTGCCGGCGGCGGGCGGGGCGGCCAAGCCGCTGAGCTTCCTGGCGAATGTGTCGACGTTTGACGCGCTGTGGAGCCCGGACGGGAAGTTCCTGCTGTTCTCGACGACGCAGCGGACCGAGAACACGCAGATCGGCCGCGTGGAGCTGGTACCGAAGGCTCCGAAGTTCAGGGAGGACGAGTTCCGCGACCTGTTCAAGGAAGAGGCCAAGAAGCCCGAGGGTCCGAAGCCGGATGCGGCGAAGCCTCCGGCGGCGGGCGCCAAACCCGAGGTGGCCAAGCCGGAGGAAAAGAAGAAAACTCCGGTGGAGATCACGTTTGAAGGGATCCGGCAGAGACTGTCTCTGCTGCCGGTGGGGTTGGATGCACAGGCGTCGGCGATCAGTCCGGATGGCAAGTGGCTATTGGTGGAGGCCGAGGTAGCGGGCCAGGGGAACCTGTATCTATGGCCGCTGGACGAACTCGCGCGCGAGGCTCCGGTGGCGAAGCAGTTGACGTCGACTCCCGCGCCGAAGGGCAATCCGCAGTGGGCCTCGGATTCAAAGACGGTGTGGTACACCGAGGGCGGCCGCGTGATGAGCATCAACATCGACTCGCGGCAGACGAAGCCGTTGGCGCTGACGGCCGAGATGGACGTCGACTTCGACAACGAGAAGGTGCAGGTGTTCCGCCAGGCGTGGGGCGTGATGCGCGATATCTTCTACGACGACAAGTTCCACGGCACGGATTGGAATGCGGTGAAGACACGCTTCGAGCCGCAGATCGAGGGCGCGCAGACGTCGGATGAGATGCGGCGGCTGATCTCACTGATGCTGGGCGAGTTGAACGCATCGCACTCGGGGATTTCGGCGCCGGGCCGGCCGGCTCCGGGTCCGGTAGGCAAGTTGGGGCTGCGATTTGATCGCGCGGCGTATGAGAAAAACGGGCAGCTGAAGGTATCGGAAGTAATCACTCTGGGTCCGGCGGACGTGATGAAGATCAAAGCCGGTGACGTGGTTGCCGCCATTGATGGCACGGCTGTGGACGGGCATGTGAACGTGGATGACCTGCTGCGCGGCACGGTGAACAAGCGCGTGGAGCTCAAGGTGAGCAATGGCACGGAGACGCGCGAAGTGGTGGTGCGGCCGATCACGACGGCGGCCGAGGGTTTGCTGCGTTACCGGCAGTGGGTGGAAGGCCGGCGGGCGTACGTCGAGAAGGTGAGTGGCGGAAAGCTGGGCTATGTCCACATGCGGGACATGGGCGACGAGTCGCTGCGGCAGCTGTATATCGACCTCGATACGGAGAACCAGACGAAGCAGGGTGTGGTGATTGATATCCGCAACAACAATGGCGGGTTTGTGAACGCGTACGCGCTGGATGTGTTCGCGCGGCGGCCGTATCTGCGCATGGAGCAGCGGGGGATGCCGCAGGGTCCGGCGCGGTCGATTCTGGGGCAGAGGGCATTGGAGTTGCCGACGATCCTGGTGACGAACCAGTTTTCGCTGTCAGATGCGGAAGACTTCACTGAAGGGTATCGCACGCTGAAGCTGGGCAAGGTGGTGGGCGAACCGACGGCCGGCTGGATCATCTACACGGGCGGCGCCCAACTGCTGGACGGCAGCCTGTTGCGTACGCCGGGCACCAAGATTTTCGACCATGAAGGCAAAGTGATGGAGTTGAATCCGCGGCCGGTGGACATTGCGGTCACCAGGCCCGTGGGCGAGACCTATACCGACAAAGACACGCAGCTCGACACAGCGGTGCGGGAGCTGTTGAGTGAGATCAAGAAATAA
- a CDS encoding Gfo/Idh/MocA family protein: MPDTTRRIFTKTAMAATALSYGRILGANAKIQMGYIGLGNRGDQVHDAFLEHGDQETVAVCDLRDDYMDFAIKKSRATPKKYTEYKKLLEDKNVDAVVVAAPDHWHALMFVDACHAGKDVYCEKPLSLTIWEGRRMVQVAAETKRVSQIGIHRRSVESLRQAAEFVRNGGIGHVTVAKGYHVQNEWPNGIGDAPNSAPPNAEAWDKWLGPAPKVPYNKNRTFYNFRWFYDYSGGQITNFGVHYMDWIRWALGKDAPKSVVAMGGKYVIKDNREIPDTAEVLWDYGDTMVVFSQYNANGAPTNAKNSELEIRGTKGTMYLQSGKWEVVPEKTTEVLFGQRTPLDRNLEKGYGPSKKPAMEPVSNGSGFAETYPHARNFLDCVKSRKKCNCDVLDGHLSTSACILGHIALRTKGYLEWDAKAEKFTNNAAANKLLSYQYRAPYKLG; this comes from the coding sequence ATGCCTGATACGACTAGACGCATTTTTACCAAGACCGCGATGGCGGCTACGGCCCTGAGCTATGGGCGCATTCTCGGCGCCAACGCGAAGATCCAGATGGGGTACATCGGCCTGGGGAACCGGGGCGATCAGGTGCACGACGCGTTTCTGGAACACGGCGACCAGGAGACGGTGGCCGTGTGCGACCTGCGCGACGACTACATGGATTTCGCGATCAAGAAGTCACGTGCGACTCCGAAGAAGTACACCGAGTACAAGAAGCTGCTGGAAGACAAGAACGTGGATGCCGTGGTGGTGGCGGCTCCGGATCACTGGCACGCGCTGATGTTCGTGGATGCCTGTCACGCGGGCAAGGACGTGTATTGCGAGAAGCCGCTGTCGCTCACCATCTGGGAAGGGCGGCGCATGGTGCAGGTGGCGGCTGAGACGAAGCGGGTGTCGCAGATCGGGATTCACCGGCGCAGCGTGGAGTCGCTGCGGCAGGCGGCGGAGTTTGTGCGGAATGGCGGCATCGGGCACGTGACAGTGGCCAAGGGCTACCACGTACAGAACGAGTGGCCGAACGGGATCGGCGATGCTCCGAATTCGGCGCCTCCGAATGCGGAAGCGTGGGACAAGTGGCTGGGGCCGGCCCCGAAGGTGCCGTATAACAAGAACCGCACGTTCTACAATTTCCGCTGGTTTTACGACTACTCGGGCGGGCAGATCACGAACTTCGGCGTGCACTACATGGACTGGATCCGGTGGGCGCTGGGCAAGGATGCTCCGAAGTCGGTTGTGGCGATGGGCGGCAAGTATGTGATCAAGGACAACCGCGAGATTCCCGATACCGCCGAAGTGCTGTGGGATTACGGCGACACGATGGTGGTGTTCAGCCAGTACAACGCCAACGGCGCGCCGACGAACGCGAAGAACAGCGAACTGGAGATTCGCGGCACCAAGGGTACGATGTACCTGCAGAGCGGCAAGTGGGAAGTGGTGCCGGAGAAGACCACGGAGGTGCTGTTCGGTCAGCGCACGCCGCTGGACCGGAATCTGGAGAAGGGCTACGGTCCTTCGAAGAAGCCGGCGATGGAGCCGGTGTCGAACGGGTCGGGTTTTGCCGAGACGTATCCGCATGCGCGCAACTTCCTGGATTGCGTGAAGAGCCGCAAGAAGTGCAACTGCGACGTGCTGGACGGGCATCTGTCCACCTCGGCGTGCATTCTGGGGCACATCGCCCTGCGAACGAAGGGCTATCTGGAATGGGACGCGAAGGCGGAGAAGTTTACCAACAACGCGGCCGCCAACAAGCTGTTGAGCTATCAGTACCGGGCTCCTTACAAGCTGGGGTAA
- a CDS encoding sugar phosphate isomerase/epimerase family protein yields the protein MTRRDFVMATAALPLAAQPAKVKPVLCIFSKHMSEFQWDELGAKAKEVGFDGVDLTVRPKGHVLPERVAEDLPKAVDAIRKHGLSVPMITTDLKDASDPAAKPTFEAMKKAGISLYKVGYWTAKKGQGVMAAAQENKRKLDGLLTLSKQYGLTAGLHNHSGPYFGCAVWDYRELIKDVSPRDAGYYFDPGHATVEGGLNGWRVSLDLVLPRLKMSAIKDFYWEKSNGQWKNHWCPLGEGMVNWQAVFAEYAKAEFGGPLSLHLEYPGGDDLPSIRKDLEYMKKQVSAAYA from the coding sequence ATGACACGACGCGATTTCGTAATGGCTACGGCGGCGCTGCCGCTGGCCGCTCAACCGGCGAAGGTGAAGCCGGTGCTGTGCATCTTCTCGAAGCACATGTCCGAATTCCAGTGGGACGAACTGGGCGCGAAGGCGAAGGAGGTGGGCTTCGACGGCGTGGATCTGACGGTGCGGCCCAAGGGGCATGTGCTGCCGGAGCGCGTGGCCGAGGATCTGCCCAAGGCGGTGGACGCCATCCGCAAACACGGGCTAAGCGTGCCGATGATCACGACGGATCTGAAGGATGCCAGCGATCCGGCGGCGAAGCCGACCTTCGAGGCGATGAAGAAGGCTGGGATTTCGCTGTACAAGGTGGGCTACTGGACCGCGAAGAAGGGCCAGGGGGTGATGGCGGCGGCGCAGGAGAACAAGCGGAAGCTGGATGGCCTGCTGACGCTGTCGAAGCAGTATGGCCTGACCGCCGGGCTGCACAACCATTCGGGCCCCTACTTCGGCTGCGCCGTGTGGGATTATCGCGAGCTGATCAAGGATGTCAGTCCACGGGATGCCGGGTATTACTTTGATCCGGGGCATGCCACGGTGGAGGGCGGACTGAACGGCTGGCGGGTGTCGCTGGACCTGGTGCTGCCGCGGCTGAAGATGTCGGCTATCAAGGACTTCTACTGGGAGAAGTCGAACGGGCAGTGGAAGAATCACTGGTGCCCGCTGGGGGAAGGAATGGTGAATTGGCAGGCTGTGTTCGCGGAGTACGCCAAGGCTGAATTTGGCGGTCCGCTGTCGCTGCACCTGGAGTATCCGGGCGGCGACGACCTGCCTTCGATTCGCAAGGATCTGGAGTATATGAAGAAGCAGGTGAGCGCGGCCTACGCGTAA
- the ilvD gene encoding dihydroxy-acid dehydratase, with amino-acid sequence MKLQSYTITQGRDRAPARAQLKGIGFTDEDLKKPIIGIANTWIGTMPCNFLLRDLAVDVARGIREAGGTPMEFNTIAISDGITMGTQGMKASLISREVVADSIELVTRGHMFDGLVCLVACDKTIPGAALALLRLNIPGVILYGGSILPGQYKGKDVTIQEVFEAVGANAAGKITDQELLDIENVASPGPGACGGQFTANTMATVMEIIGLSPMNTAMVPQVDNRKHAVAAYCGQVILDAVKNNRLPREICTRAAFENAIASVAATGGSTNAVLHLLAMAREAGVDLVIDDFQKVSERTPLLLSLKPAGQYVAADVDKAGGIGVVAKRLVDGKFADPSALTITGRTLGEEAERSAETPGQLVVRALDNPIKKSGGLVILKGSLAPEGCVIKVTGIDRKLHQGPARVFDCEEDAMAAVTHGKIQHGDVLVIRYEGPKGGPGMREMLGVTSAIMGAGFGDTVALMTDGRFSGATRGFMVGHVAPEAAVGGPIAFVEEGDPITIDIEHQKISLDVDEATLAARRAKWVAPPPARKTGVMAKYIKLVSSASEGAITSNVY; translated from the coding sequence ATGAAACTCCAGTCGTACACTATCACCCAGGGACGGGACCGCGCCCCGGCGCGCGCCCAGCTGAAGGGTATCGGCTTCACCGATGAGGACTTGAAGAAGCCCATCATCGGTATCGCCAACACCTGGATTGGAACCATGCCGTGCAATTTCCTGTTGCGCGACCTGGCGGTAGACGTAGCCCGCGGTATCCGTGAGGCCGGCGGAACGCCGATGGAGTTCAACACCATCGCGATCTCCGACGGCATCACGATGGGTACGCAGGGCATGAAGGCCTCGTTGATTTCGCGCGAGGTGGTGGCCGACTCCATCGAGCTCGTTACGCGCGGGCACATGTTCGACGGCCTGGTCTGCCTGGTGGCGTGCGACAAGACGATTCCCGGGGCGGCGCTGGCGCTGCTGCGGCTCAACATCCCGGGCGTCATCCTGTACGGCGGCTCGATCCTGCCCGGGCAGTATAAGGGCAAGGACGTCACCATCCAGGAAGTGTTCGAGGCGGTGGGTGCGAACGCAGCCGGCAAGATCACTGACCAGGAACTGCTGGATATCGAGAACGTGGCGTCGCCGGGTCCGGGCGCGTGCGGCGGCCAGTTCACGGCCAACACGATGGCGACGGTGATGGAGATCATCGGTCTGTCGCCCATGAATACGGCGATGGTGCCGCAGGTGGACAACCGCAAGCATGCGGTGGCGGCCTATTGCGGCCAGGTGATTCTGGATGCGGTGAAGAACAATCGGCTGCCGCGCGAGATCTGTACGCGGGCGGCATTTGAGAACGCGATTGCGAGCGTGGCGGCGACGGGCGGCTCCACCAATGCCGTGTTACACCTGCTGGCCATGGCGCGCGAGGCGGGTGTCGATCTGGTGATCGACGACTTCCAGAAGGTGAGCGAGCGGACTCCGCTGCTGCTCAGCCTGAAGCCGGCTGGCCAATATGTGGCGGCGGACGTGGACAAGGCGGGCGGCATCGGAGTGGTCGCGAAGCGGCTGGTGGATGGCAAGTTTGCTGATCCATCGGCGCTGACGATTACCGGCAGGACGCTGGGGGAAGAGGCTGAGCGCTCGGCGGAGACTCCGGGGCAGTTGGTGGTGCGCGCGCTCGACAACCCGATCAAGAAGAGCGGCGGGCTGGTGATCCTGAAGGGCTCGCTGGCTCCGGAAGGCTGCGTGATCAAGGTGACGGGCATCGACCGCAAGCTCCACCAGGGTCCGGCGCGCGTATTCGATTGCGAAGAAGACGCCATGGCGGCGGTGACGCACGGCAAGATCCAGCATGGCGACGTGCTGGTGATCCGTTATGAAGGACCCAAGGGCGGGCCGGGCATGCGCGAGATGCTGGGCGTGACCTCGGCCATCATGGGCGCGGGCTTCGGCGACACGGTGGCGCTGATGACGGACGGGCGGTTCTCGGGCGCGACGCGCGGATTCATGGTGGGGCATGTGGCTCCGGAAGCGGCGGTCGGCGGACCCATCGCGTTTGTCGAGGAAGGCGACCCGATCACCATCGACATCGAGCACCAGAAGATCTCGCTCGACGTGGATGAGGCGACCCTGGCGGCGCGCCGCGCGAAGTGGGTGGCTCCGCCGCCCGCGCGGAAGACCGGCGTGATGGCGAAGTACATCAAGCTGGTGAGTTCGGCTTCCGAGGGCGCGATCACTTCGAACGTCTACTAG
- a CDS encoding DinB family protein, producing MTTREVAARFHEAVATAAGQLRVITEETASQPSCPGGWLKKQELGHLLDSAQNNHQRIAIAALEGRYEGPTYAQNAWVDLHGYAEMPWSHLLRHWEERNWMLGRLIARIPEERLSAQVILGGGAPMRLEAWIDDYIQHLQHHVETITTER from the coding sequence ATGACCACTCGAGAGGTAGCGGCGCGGTTTCACGAGGCCGTCGCCACAGCAGCCGGCCAGCTGCGCGTGATCACCGAGGAGACAGCAAGCCAGCCTTCCTGTCCCGGCGGCTGGCTGAAGAAGCAGGAACTCGGCCACCTGCTCGATTCCGCCCAGAACAACCATCAGCGCATCGCGATCGCAGCCCTCGAAGGGCGCTACGAAGGCCCCACCTACGCCCAGAACGCCTGGGTCGACCTGCATGGCTATGCGGAAATGCCCTGGTCGCACCTGCTGCGGCATTGGGAAGAGCGCAACTGGATGCTGGGACGGCTGATCGCCCGCATACCAGAAGAGCGGCTATCGGCTCAGGTGATCCTGGGCGGCGGCGCACCGATGAGACTGGAAGCCTGGATCGACGACTATATCCAGCATCTCCAACACCACGTCGAAACCATCACCACCGAACGGTAA
- a CDS encoding pyridoxal phosphate-dependent decarboxylase family protein has protein sequence MIDFDDLAGRARRYQASLDGRLVRPDDAAIAALQRLEQPFPEAPTAPAGILAELDEIGSPATMAATGGRYFGFVTGGVLPAALGADWLAAVWGQNAAMDVMSPIAARLEEIALRWIGEALHLPATGGALVTGATMANFTGLAAARETLLARQGWNVSSQGLFGAPPIPVVVGGEVHASMRKALSLLGLGKDRVIQVPVDGQGRMRPDAFPTLNQPAIVCLQAGNVNTGAFDPAVELIPLAKASNSWVHIDGAFGLWAAAAPARAHLMAGYDQADSWTTDAHKWLNAGYDCGIALLKDAAPLRDALDAPAAYLSHGSQRQPMHYTPESSRRARGVPVWAALKSLGKQGLADLVERCCRHAARFAEGLGQSGFEILNEVVLNQVMVSFGTSEQTKAVIAAIQEDGTCWCGSTQWQGHTAMRISVSSWATTGEDVARSLEAILRVARQTIDRGALRS, from the coding sequence ATGATCGACTTCGACGATTTGGCCGGCCGCGCCAGGCGCTACCAGGCCTCCCTCGACGGCCGCCTGGTACGGCCCGATGACGCCGCCATCGCGGCCTTGCAGCGGCTGGAACAACCGTTCCCCGAGGCACCAACCGCCCCGGCCGGCATCCTCGCCGAGCTCGACGAGATCGGCAGCCCCGCCACCATGGCGGCCACCGGCGGCCGCTACTTCGGCTTCGTCACCGGCGGGGTCCTGCCCGCCGCCCTCGGCGCCGACTGGCTGGCTGCCGTCTGGGGCCAGAACGCCGCCATGGACGTCATGTCGCCCATCGCCGCCCGCCTCGAGGAGATCGCCCTGCGCTGGATCGGCGAAGCCCTGCACCTGCCCGCCACCGGCGGCGCCCTGGTCACCGGCGCCACCATGGCGAACTTTACAGGCCTCGCCGCCGCCCGGGAGACCCTACTCGCCCGCCAGGGCTGGAACGTCTCGTCGCAAGGACTCTTCGGAGCCCCGCCCATCCCGGTCGTGGTCGGCGGTGAGGTACACGCCTCCATGCGCAAAGCGCTTTCCCTTCTCGGACTCGGCAAGGACCGCGTGATCCAGGTGCCCGTCGACGGGCAGGGCCGCATGCGCCCCGACGCGTTCCCCACCTTGAACCAACCGGCCATCGTCTGCCTGCAAGCTGGCAACGTCAACACCGGCGCCTTCGACCCCGCCGTTGAGCTCATCCCGCTAGCCAAGGCCTCCAACTCCTGGGTCCACATCGATGGAGCTTTCGGCCTTTGGGCGGCCGCCGCCCCCGCCCGGGCTCACCTCATGGCCGGCTACGATCAGGCCGACTCCTGGACCACCGACGCGCACAAGTGGCTCAACGCCGGCTACGACTGCGGCATCGCGCTGCTGAAGGACGCGGCCCCCTTGCGCGACGCCCTGGATGCGCCCGCCGCGTATTTGAGTCATGGCAGCCAGCGCCAGCCCATGCACTACACGCCGGAATCGTCCCGCCGCGCGCGCGGCGTGCCCGTCTGGGCCGCCCTCAAATCACTCGGAAAGCAGGGTTTAGCCGACCTGGTGGAGCGCTGCTGCCGGCACGCTGCCCGCTTCGCCGAAGGCCTGGGGCAAAGTGGCTTCGAAATCCTCAACGAAGTCGTCCTGAACCAGGTGATGGTCTCCTTTGGCACCTCGGAGCAGACGAAAGCGGTCATCGCGGCCATCCAGGAAGACGGGACCTGCTGGTGCGGATCCACCCAATGGCAGGGCCACACCGCCATGCGCATCAGCGTGTCGTCGTGGGCGACCACCGGCGAGGACGTTGCGCGCTCGCTGGAAGCGATTCTGCGTGTGGCGCGTCAAACCATAGACCGGGGAGCCCTGCGATCATGA
- the trxA gene encoding thioredoxin, protein MAGKNTVEFSDASFDQDVLNADVPVLVDFWAEWCGPCKMIAPTVDAFAEEYAGKVKVGKVNVDFNNGTAARFMIRGIPALLLFKGGKVVDQRVGAVGKSELVKMVEPHLG, encoded by the coding sequence ATGGCTGGCAAGAACACAGTGGAATTTAGCGACGCGAGTTTCGATCAGGACGTGCTCAACGCCGATGTCCCCGTCTTGGTGGACTTCTGGGCAGAGTGGTGCGGCCCCTGTAAAATGATCGCGCCGACCGTCGACGCCTTTGCCGAGGAGTATGCCGGCAAGGTGAAGGTGGGCAAGGTTAACGTGGACTTCAACAATGGCACGGCAGCCCGTTTCATGATTCGCGGCATTCCTGCCCTGTTGCTCTTCAAGGGCGGCAAGGTGGTGGATCAACGCGTCGGCGCCGTGGGCAAATCCGAACTCGTGAAGATGGTGGAGCCGCATCTGGGATAA